A window of Phaseolus vulgaris cultivar G19833 chromosome 4, P. vulgaris v2.0, whole genome shotgun sequence genomic DNA:
ACAGATTTCTAAAATGCCTTTTATTCTgggaaaataatacattctgaaaaaattattgtattccagaaataaaaatccaaaaataaaaataaaaattccattttgaataagaaaatacgaaattaaaaataataaattctgGAAAAGTAGATTTAGAAGAGACTATTGTGTTTCAGAAAAgagtataaaatatatttttatatgtattccATTTTTTAAGGGTATTTTCATCTTTTCTCATGGAATTAGAGTCCAGTAATATGGTGCACGAAACAATTGCCCTAAATTTTCTCTCGTATTGTTAAATGtgattttttgataattttatttccTTCTTCTTGTTTGGAGATTTCCATTGAAAATTTTGTGGGGATTCAGAAATATTTAATTGTCTTGGGATACTCCTTAATTCAGAAAAGCAGGTTCAGTATTATGCCTAATTAATCCTCCTTTTATGCATCATTATACATTACTAGCTGTCTCTTTTCTTGTAAATAAATTTTCCTATCCCACAAAATCACCTTATTTTCCTTTATAAAACCACTCTTTAGGTTAtcaattatttaacaatatttgatttatttttaaattatgtctttgtttttttttaataggttTATTAACTATTGTTAAAAAGGTTATAGAAACGTAATTAGTCCTTTGAATTTAATATTGTCACACCTGTACTTTTCTGTATTAGTGTTGTCACTTGTATTAACCTAGTATTTTTTAACCAATATTCTTAtctaacataattaattatgtaggACACTAAAATGAAAAGAACTCAAATAAAAACCAAATGAATGTTAAGATACctaattgaaaaacaaataaacaacCACTTATATACTTAATcaactttttttcttaaaaaacaatatattattttgtaaatagGAGATATAATCCTATGTCTAAATCTAGATAAATTATTGAGAGTGTCGAATCACCATAAATATTATTTCGTACATTCAATAGTTATACATAAGGTAggaatacactacaagaaaaccatgaaatagaaaccaatttgtagaaatcaaaataatttgctaccaaatttagaaactaaataattggtagttaaaaccttagttgctaattagataccaatttagaaactatttaacaataatagaaaataatagaaactaatttagaaaccaattttttttttaatttctaaaatggattctattttagttcctattgtaattaattattttgatttctaaaaattgatttctatttcatgattttcttgtagtgataagaTAGGAATCGAAGTAAATGACAATTTATATAGACATCCAACAATATGTTAAAAACGAAAttctctttttaaaattaaatactattaaaaaaaatcatatatgtattatttgattttaaatttaactcaatttcaatttttatcaGTTAGTTGTGAAATTTGCATTTACTTTCTTAGTCTCAACCTTATCTTTAAAGTTTTGAACAATGTTAAAAGATTTAGTGCAGGAAAGACTTGTGGAAATAGTGCATTGTGAGTAAAATACATAAAAGAATTAGCCTTGATTTTCTCGCCAAATGAAGAAGCCAGTGAAATGAAAAGAGAAGAGACATGAATCTTTGGGAAAAAGTAAATTTGGATGCTGGTGCTGGTGTTGGTGTTGATGCTTCATAAGCTTTGTGCAGATTGATATGTGAGCTTATGATTAATCGTTGTTGATCACTCTGTAGGCCAAAATTGAGTGATGTAAGCAATGATAAATGATCAATGATCATCTGAGCAGAGCATGAAGATTAAAAGTTGAAGGTAAGACCCCACACCTTGCATCATCATCACAACCACTTTAATTGTTCAATAAAAATACAACCCCCCTTTAATTTTGACTTGGAATGGACCAAAATAATCCAGTAAATTCAATCATTATGTGCGTGAATTCACGCCAATTTGATCCTCTTTTGCTTTTCCCATATGAATTATTGTACAACAACTGAGCTTATCATTTTATTGCTTGGCGTGCTTAAAGCATATAGTGTACAACCAACATAATCAATTCTAAAACTATGAACCAATTTGCAGTTAACTTCATTATACAAATCCATACCATACCAAGTTCATTCACAAATAGTCACATTGCTTAATTACACTTGAAATTTCCCAATTACAATGAACAATATGATATCTTTCTTTTCTATAgtctattttattttctgtgcaatcttttataataaaaaagttattaaaaagtgaattttatACTTAACTCAATCTTGTAAAATCgatttataagataaaatttgcATATACTCATATATTAAGAAATGTTCTTATCTTTAGTCGATATAGGATCTTCCACACACTCTTCTTACGATACTGTCAATTTGTGCATTAGACTATATATCTATGGATGGTCCAATACCGTCTTGACAGTGGGTGACCTAATAAGCCTAACAAACTTTTACTGGAATGAAttcgaaaatggctctgataccatattaagaagtgaactttaaattttagagaattttttttaaagaagaaGCCTGTTGGGATATACTTGGTTTAGATCAATGATCATTGTAGCTGATCTGAACAAAAAAAATGGAACTTTCAAAAGATTAGGCGcctacaaaaacaaaaactgaACCTTCCAATTTGAACATGACTTGTCTTCCACTTGGTAGTTTTTCACTTTGTTTTGGACAATTTCACATTCAAAATAGCAAATCCAACACTTTTTTTCCATTTTCTCAGGGAAATCTTGTAATAGTGATGGTGTCCAATAAAATACTGAACACTTGGCAAGAATTATTTAAGGTCAATTGGATGGATCTTAATCATTATGATCATAGGGATTTCCCATTTCCCATTTCCATTAGATGAGCATTAAGAAATGCTTATTAATTACTGCCTTTTACAACACACCAATTAATCTTACAGTGGTCAAAATTCAAACCCTTTTGCATCAATGAAACCACAGagatttctctcaattggcttggtccttgaaaataatttaacacTGCTAATTATAGAATAGCAGCACTCTATTCCTTGCAATCCATTGCACTATGTAGTATCCtcctttatcatgatgactacTGATTGTGAAGTTCATGTCACTAATTTCCCAGTGCGTGTTATGATCATCATAAGAGAGCATGTGGCTCTATAATAACAGAAGCACACATGGATGTAAAAAAATACTCACCACATCAACATCACCGAAAGGTACCACGGCCGAAATGGTGGGTCACAGACATTCATGTATGCTAGTAGAAATTTGGAAACAGAAGGGAAAACAACAGGACACATTTCTATTAAGAAAGTGTTTTTATTAAGAAAGTGTTTTGATTATTTTACACACACAAAAGAATGTGTTTTCCATTCTTACATTCAATACTATCAGCACAAAACATTAAGGGTCTGCatcttcaaaaaaaaatatttaagggTTTGCACTAACTCATTGAAATAGACTCATGGCTAAGCCAACCTGAAATCTTAGAAGGGAGTTTTATCCATACAAGTAATGACCACATGTAAAATTCCCTTTAGGCTGAAATCAGCAATCTAGCTTTTTGACTGAAAAATAATTTCACCACATGTTTTGGAGTCgtctttctttctttaattctCTCTTTTACTCCAATTTGCTAAGAGATTGAAATTTGCACCAGAAACATGGAATAGTAGGAAATAATTGCACTTCAAATGACTTTGGCTATAGTTTCAGTCTGATCTGATACAATCGGTTTGACAACCAAGTTCCACCGAAAGGTACTAAAATATTCATTATAACATGCAGAATTTCAACTCTTAACTATATGACCAAAccatctaaaatataaaatagccATATAATCTTGACTTTGaacaataagaagaaaaattgtAACATCAATAAAGTACAAAAAACTTGTGCAGATTACATCCAAAGTACTCAGTTtggttaaatatttaaaaaaagtgatttgtaacattttacataaatatttgTTGTTACCTGAAATCATTAAGCAGTAATTTGGATGCTGATAAATCTCTGGACTCAAGTAATTTTACCTTTAATAGTGGACCAAAGTTTAAAGTGATGAGATAAGGGACAAACCTAACTCTACTCTCCCTTAGTCCTATAATTTGATCCCACCTTCCCATGCTTTATTTTACTTTAGCTTTTCACTAAGCTCTTAGTATAAATAGGGACTAAACTCAACTGAAAATGCAGCATCACAGAAGCAATTAACATATTCCTCTCATTCTCACTCAAAACACATAACCCTTTTAGTCCTAATTGAGGTGAAAATGAAGGCAGCACACATTGCTTTGTGCACTTTGGTGGTGCTGCTTGTGGCTGAAGTTCAAGTGTCAATGGCAGTGACATGCAGCCCAGTACAGCTGAGTTCATGTGTGAGTGCAATAACCTCTTCAACTCCTCCATCAAACCTATGCTGCTCCAAGATCAAGGAACAGAAACCATGCCTTTGCAAATACCTCAAGAACCCCAATCTGAAGAAGTTTGTGGACTCGCCTAATGCAAGGAAAGTTGCTAGCACTTGTGGAACTCCCTTCCCAAGGTGCTGAGTGTTAAATCTGAAGAGGGTTTCTGTGCCTGATTATGCATGATCTTGATCTCAATCCAAGTGTTCTGGCAAGAGACTAGAGAgtgaaagaaaatatatatatgtggTAATATCATCATATATGGTGTGGTTTAACGTCTCTTTGTTTTATTGTTAGTAAAAGTACTAGTCCTAATGGATATGTGATGCTTTGGTTTCATGTCATTCCATTTCAGTTCCTTGGTGTGGTCTCATCTTACTAATGTTAGTTGTTGCACAAGACTGTATTTATAATTCAAAGAATGATCTCATTATGTTTCCTTCTTAACtctcctttctctttctctctctctctctcactcaatTTCTCATTGACAAGCACTTAACATGAATGTAACAAGCCATAGAAACAAATGGAGAAAACAGGTAACAAAAGTGTAATTTGATTGCACCATTGCATTAACTATGATGAGTATCCATGATTGTGGAAATGCCATAAGATCAAACATCCTATGTATCGAGTATTTATACACTTTTGTCTCATTTTCTTGTATTATTTTCTGTTCATCTGAGTTGGGAAACAAAGTATGTGTATATATGGTAAATGTTCCATTAGAAAAAATCTCAATCATATATTAAACATCGATAATCAAGGTTCATCATTTACGTAAGTGAAAACAATTTTGGTTTATATAGCCACTACCATAACACACGCATATATAATAATACTGAAGTAAGAATGGAGGTGaaataaactagaaaaacattttagtaatttaaaacaaAGATAGACATGGACAAAATATGTATATACTTGTTGTTCTTATATGATGGGCTGAGACCGTAGAGTTGAACGATTTGAACAATTGATCTCATATTCTTTGGTTGGCTTCTCTTCTTCCGATCTCCTTTCCTAGTATTCGGGTTTCGACTCTCAATTGGCAATGTACAAGATTCTTCAATGTTCAAACGTCAACGAAGACAACAAAATGTTGTAATAAATAATgtacttttgttttgtttgttgtgtCTATTTATATGAATGTGATGAGCCTCTTCTTAAGTTGGaccataattatatattaattatccTTTTTTATCTTGACGCATTTCGCACATGTCCGTCAGTCGACATCTGATACCAAGATCTTAGGATTGTTCGGTCCCGACCATTTGTCGTTATACttgatttataaattcaaatattttttatattcatattaacTAATTCCAATATTCCCTATTATTGAAATGAGTTTAAACTATATTCATGaataaaatttgatttgttAAGATGATATTGGAGGGATTTAActtcctaaaataaaaaaactcatgTCAGTTTTCAACTATTTTGTGAAAATTTCTTAATGCAACCCTCTATATTTGTATAATAaccaatatttattttcttccaaAAAAAAGGGAAACTTAGAACACAAACATCCCAAAGATTCTTCTAATCAAGTCACAAAAAATaggttgaattataattttGGTTCCCCtttaaattctttatcaataatTTAGTCCCCTGTTATTGCTTCCACAATTTGACTCCATATTTTTGAAAATCCATAATTTTGatccaatattcaatttttcataCCTTTAGTGCTTTtacttttacattttaatttattaaatttttttatgacaCCTTAAAGTTATGTTAGGCACAATTACACAaactaaaagaaataaaacatgcaaaattaaaaattaaactaaaactATGAAAATTTTAACATTTGGAAATTAAAATCACGGATTAAGAATTGAAAGAGATCAAATTACAATTTAATCAACAAATAACTTAGTTATTGgactttgagaaaaaaaaaaactatttttctttttatcggTAAACATTTTAACAGCTAAAAACTAAGGTTGAAGGAAACTTCTTCTAAGACTCCACGATTTCATTAGTTCATCactaacttattttaaaatgtagattccaaaatataaaaaaaattcagaaaattcattttagaataaattaaaagtagCCTGAGAAATATATCGGGTGTAAGAAGTTGGGCTTTAGGCAGCAGTATTGGGCCGAATCTTGGTCGGTAATACTGGTTTTAGTCTCTGAATCAATCATATCCTAGATGTTTCTTCCTGTACCCCTACCAGGAAGTTGGTCATTTCATTTTGTAAACAAAATATGTTTAATACAGAAGATAAAAAAACTATTCCAAacataaaatgttttcaaaatatactttctcattttataaatttcagaTTTACTCATTCCAGAAATCAAAAGAATATATTCTAGAATGAATTTTTTGTCTTCCAATTATCTATTCTAAAAACATCTTTTTGCTTAAAGAACACcacaaaataattcaaaactGTCGAGTTATTTGGATATTTTGAAGAATGTAGATGTAAATCCATAATTCATAAAGTATTTTTCGgaaatatttcaaaaaagtGTAATCcgaaaatcatttttaaaagagttttttcCAGTGATGGGATGCAGGAGGAAGAAACACCCTCATACCCTGTCTCTTTCTTTCGGCGTTTGTCAGCAGGTGCAAAAGGGTGCAATTTCATACATGTAATACAAACTGCTTCTTTTATATGATGGGGATCCAATGAATTGTATCAGTTTATTGGAACAGATAACATAGTCCAAAACAATAATTTTGAATTGAGAAAAGCGCCAAAATCAATTAGCATTTACAAGATTTGTAA
This region includes:
- the LOC137837983 gene encoding non-specific lipid-transfer protein 2, with protein sequence MKAAHIALCTLVVLLVAEVQVSMAVTCSPVQLSSCVSAITSSTPPSNLCCSKIKEQKPCLCKYLKNPNLKKFVDSPNARKVASTCGTPFPRC